One Setaria italica strain Yugu1 chromosome I, Setaria_italica_v2.0, whole genome shotgun sequence DNA window includes the following coding sequences:
- the LOC101767355 gene encoding mitogen-activated protein kinase 13 isoform X5, protein MAATATTGRAAQQEYGEASQFQIQEVIGKGSYGVVAAAIDTHTGERVAIKKIKDVFENVSDAARILREIKLLRLLRHPNIVQIKHIMLPPTRREFRDIYVVFELMESDLHQVINANDNLTPEHHRFFLYQLLRALKYIHAAHVFHRDLKPRNILANSDSKLKICDFGLARASFNDSPSSIFWTDYVATRWYRAPELCGSFYSSYTPAIDIWSIGCIFAEVLTGTPLFPGKNVVHQLDLITDLLGTPSSESLSRIHSDRARQYLIDMRMKHPIPFSHKFHDADPLALRLLERLLAFDPKDRPTAEEALADQYFRGLAKLECEPSAQPISKLDFEFEGRKLTKDDVREMIYREILEYHPQMLQEYIEGGEQIHFLYPSGVDRFQRQFAHLEENYRRGVASTPLRRQPTSLPRERVCSSEDCHNQDSDNEEGRAASYVARTTISPPRSQEEGCKQQSANHSSDSNSCAKSYLKSAANISASRCAIKRNKGPKARY, encoded by the exons atggccgccaccgccacgacGGGACGCGCGGCTCAACAAG AGTATGGGGAGGCGAGCCAGTTTCAGATCCAAGAGGTCATTGGCAAGGGAAGCTATGGAGTAGTTGCTGCTGCAATTGATACTCACACTGGTGAGCGAGTTGCGATCAAGAAGATAAAGGATGTTTTTGAGAATGTCTCAGATGCTGCTCGCATTTTGCGGGAAATCAAGCTTCTTCGGCTGCTTCGCCACCCAAACATAGTCCAGATCAAACACATTATGTTGCCCCCTACCCGGAGGGAGTTCAGAGACATCTATGTTGTTTTTGAGCTCATGGAGTCTGACCTGCATCAAGTGATCAATGCAAATGATAACCTGACTCCAGAGCATCACCGTTTTTTCTTGTACCAACTCCTTCGTGCTCTCAAGTACATTCATGCAG CCCATGTATTTCATCGTGATTTAAAGCCCAGGAACATACTGGCCAATTCAGACAGCAAATTAAAGATTTGTGACTTTGGACTAGCACGTGCATCATTTAATGACTCCCCTTCATCTATCTTTTGGACA GATTACGTGGCAACAAGGTGGTACCGAGCTCCTGAATTATGTGGCTCCTTTTACTCCAGT TACACCCCTGCAATTGATATTTGGAGTATAGGGTGCATATTTGCTGAAGTTCTCACTGGAACTCCATTATTTCCTGGGAAGAATGTTGTGCACCAACTAGATTTAATAACAGATCTCCTCGGAACACCATCATCGGAATCTTTATCCCGG ATTCATAGTGACAGGGCCAGGCAATATTTAATTGACATGCGAATGAAGCACCCTATTCCTTTTTCTCATAAGTTCCATGATGCTGATCCTTTGGCTCTCCGCTTGCTCGAGCGTTTACTTGCGTTTGACCCTAAAGATCGACCTACTGCTGAAGAG GCTTTAGCTGATCAATATTTTAGAGGCCTTGCTAAATTGGAATGTGAGCCTTCAGCACAACCAATTTCAAAGCTTGACTTTGAATTTGAGGGAAGAAAATTAACAAAGGATGATGTAAGAGAAATGATATATCGGGAG ATTTTGGAGTACCACCCACAGATGCTTCAGGAGTACATTGAAGGTGGAGAGCAGATTCACTTCCTATACCCAAG TGGGGTTGATCGCTTCCAGCGACAGTTTGCTCATCTTGAGGAAAACTACAGAAGAGGAGTCGCGAGTACTCCACTACGGAGGCAACCTACATCTTTGCCAAG GGAGAGAGTCTGTTCATCAGAAGATTGCCATAATCAGGACTCCGACAACGAAGAGGGCAGAGCAGCATCCTATGTTGCCCGAACAACCATAAGCCCCCCAAGATCACAAGAAGAGGGATGCAAGCAACAATCTGCCAATCACAGCAGCGATTCCAACTCCTGTGCAAAGAGCTATCTGAAGAGTGCTGCTAATATCAGTGCTTCCAGATGCGCTATCAAAAGGAATAAAGGCCCAAAG GCGAGATACTGA
- the LOC101767355 gene encoding mitogen-activated protein kinase 13 isoform X1 gives MAATATTGRAAQQEYGEASQFQIQEVIGKGSYGVVAAAIDTHTGERVAIKKIKDVFENVSDAARILREIKLLRLLRHPNIVQIKHIMLPPTRREFRDIYVVFELMESDLHQVINANDNLTPEHHRFFLYQLLRALKYIHAAHVFHRDLKPRNILANSDSKLKICDFGLARASFNDSPSSIFWTDYVATRWYRAPELCGSFYSSYTPAIDIWSIGCIFAEVLTGTPLFPGKNVVHQLDLITDLLGTPSSESLSRIHSDRARQYLIDMRMKHPIPFSHKFHDADPLALRLLERLLAFDPKDRPTAEEALADQYFRGLAKLECEPSAQPISKLDFEFEGRKLTKDDVREMIYREILEYHPQMLQEYIEGGEQIHFLYPSGVDRFQRQFAHLEENYRRGVASTPLRRQPTSLPRERVCSSEDCHNQDSDNEEGRAASYVARTTISPPRSQEEGCKQQSANHSSDSNSCAKSYLKSAANISASRCAIKRNKGPKFCLGEILTASLSSPSKEKGTSKDVKQVAVHGLLDKVPRVLS, from the exons atggccgccaccgccacgacGGGACGCGCGGCTCAACAAG AGTATGGGGAGGCGAGCCAGTTTCAGATCCAAGAGGTCATTGGCAAGGGAAGCTATGGAGTAGTTGCTGCTGCAATTGATACTCACACTGGTGAGCGAGTTGCGATCAAGAAGATAAAGGATGTTTTTGAGAATGTCTCAGATGCTGCTCGCATTTTGCGGGAAATCAAGCTTCTTCGGCTGCTTCGCCACCCAAACATAGTCCAGATCAAACACATTATGTTGCCCCCTACCCGGAGGGAGTTCAGAGACATCTATGTTGTTTTTGAGCTCATGGAGTCTGACCTGCATCAAGTGATCAATGCAAATGATAACCTGACTCCAGAGCATCACCGTTTTTTCTTGTACCAACTCCTTCGTGCTCTCAAGTACATTCATGCAG CCCATGTATTTCATCGTGATTTAAAGCCCAGGAACATACTGGCCAATTCAGACAGCAAATTAAAGATTTGTGACTTTGGACTAGCACGTGCATCATTTAATGACTCCCCTTCATCTATCTTTTGGACA GATTACGTGGCAACAAGGTGGTACCGAGCTCCTGAATTATGTGGCTCCTTTTACTCCAGT TACACCCCTGCAATTGATATTTGGAGTATAGGGTGCATATTTGCTGAAGTTCTCACTGGAACTCCATTATTTCCTGGGAAGAATGTTGTGCACCAACTAGATTTAATAACAGATCTCCTCGGAACACCATCATCGGAATCTTTATCCCGG ATTCATAGTGACAGGGCCAGGCAATATTTAATTGACATGCGAATGAAGCACCCTATTCCTTTTTCTCATAAGTTCCATGATGCTGATCCTTTGGCTCTCCGCTTGCTCGAGCGTTTACTTGCGTTTGACCCTAAAGATCGACCTACTGCTGAAGAG GCTTTAGCTGATCAATATTTTAGAGGCCTTGCTAAATTGGAATGTGAGCCTTCAGCACAACCAATTTCAAAGCTTGACTTTGAATTTGAGGGAAGAAAATTAACAAAGGATGATGTAAGAGAAATGATATATCGGGAG ATTTTGGAGTACCACCCACAGATGCTTCAGGAGTACATTGAAGGTGGAGAGCAGATTCACTTCCTATACCCAAG TGGGGTTGATCGCTTCCAGCGACAGTTTGCTCATCTTGAGGAAAACTACAGAAGAGGAGTCGCGAGTACTCCACTACGGAGGCAACCTACATCTTTGCCAAG GGAGAGAGTCTGTTCATCAGAAGATTGCCATAATCAGGACTCCGACAACGAAGAGGGCAGAGCAGCATCCTATGTTGCCCGAACAACCATAAGCCCCCCAAGATCACAAGAAGAGGGATGCAAGCAACAATCTGCCAATCACAGCAGCGATTCCAACTCCTGTGCAAAGAGCTATCTGAAGAGTGCTGCTAATATCAGTGCTTCCAGATGCGCTATCAAAAGGAATAAAGGCCCAAAG TTCTGTTTAGGCGAGATACTGACCGCTTCGCTTTCCTCCCCCTCAAAGGAGAAGGGAACGTCCAAGGACGTGAAACAGGTGGCGGTTCATGGACTGTTAGACAAGGTACCCAGGGTGCTCTCCTAG
- the LOC101767355 gene encoding mitogen-activated protein kinase 13 isoform X3, which yields MAATATTGRAAQQEYGEASQFQIQEVIGKGSYGVVAAAIDTHTGERVAIKKIKDVFENVSDAARILREIKLLRLLRHPNIVQIKHIMLPPTRREFRDIYVVFELMESDLHQVINANDNLTPEHHRFFLYQLLRALKYIHAAHVFHRDLKPRNILANSDSKLKICDFGLARASFNDSPSSIFWTDYVATRWYRAPELCGSFYSSYTPAIDIWSIGCIFAEVLTGTPLFPGKNVVHQLDLITDLLGTPSSESLSRIHSDRARQYLIDMRMKHPIPFSHKFHDADPLALRLLERLLAFDPKDRPTAEEALADQYFRGLAKLECEPSAQPISKLDFEFEGRKLTKDDVREMIYREILEYHPQMLQEYIEGGEQIHFLYPSGVDRFQRQFAHLEENYRRGVASTPLRRQPTSLPRERVCSSEDCHNQDSDNEEGRAASYVARTTISPPRSQEEGCKQQSANHSSDSNSCAKSYLKSAANISASRCAIKRNKGPKEKGTSKDVKQVAVHGLLDKVPRVLS from the exons atggccgccaccgccacgacGGGACGCGCGGCTCAACAAG AGTATGGGGAGGCGAGCCAGTTTCAGATCCAAGAGGTCATTGGCAAGGGAAGCTATGGAGTAGTTGCTGCTGCAATTGATACTCACACTGGTGAGCGAGTTGCGATCAAGAAGATAAAGGATGTTTTTGAGAATGTCTCAGATGCTGCTCGCATTTTGCGGGAAATCAAGCTTCTTCGGCTGCTTCGCCACCCAAACATAGTCCAGATCAAACACATTATGTTGCCCCCTACCCGGAGGGAGTTCAGAGACATCTATGTTGTTTTTGAGCTCATGGAGTCTGACCTGCATCAAGTGATCAATGCAAATGATAACCTGACTCCAGAGCATCACCGTTTTTTCTTGTACCAACTCCTTCGTGCTCTCAAGTACATTCATGCAG CCCATGTATTTCATCGTGATTTAAAGCCCAGGAACATACTGGCCAATTCAGACAGCAAATTAAAGATTTGTGACTTTGGACTAGCACGTGCATCATTTAATGACTCCCCTTCATCTATCTTTTGGACA GATTACGTGGCAACAAGGTGGTACCGAGCTCCTGAATTATGTGGCTCCTTTTACTCCAGT TACACCCCTGCAATTGATATTTGGAGTATAGGGTGCATATTTGCTGAAGTTCTCACTGGAACTCCATTATTTCCTGGGAAGAATGTTGTGCACCAACTAGATTTAATAACAGATCTCCTCGGAACACCATCATCGGAATCTTTATCCCGG ATTCATAGTGACAGGGCCAGGCAATATTTAATTGACATGCGAATGAAGCACCCTATTCCTTTTTCTCATAAGTTCCATGATGCTGATCCTTTGGCTCTCCGCTTGCTCGAGCGTTTACTTGCGTTTGACCCTAAAGATCGACCTACTGCTGAAGAG GCTTTAGCTGATCAATATTTTAGAGGCCTTGCTAAATTGGAATGTGAGCCTTCAGCACAACCAATTTCAAAGCTTGACTTTGAATTTGAGGGAAGAAAATTAACAAAGGATGATGTAAGAGAAATGATATATCGGGAG ATTTTGGAGTACCACCCACAGATGCTTCAGGAGTACATTGAAGGTGGAGAGCAGATTCACTTCCTATACCCAAG TGGGGTTGATCGCTTCCAGCGACAGTTTGCTCATCTTGAGGAAAACTACAGAAGAGGAGTCGCGAGTACTCCACTACGGAGGCAACCTACATCTTTGCCAAG GGAGAGAGTCTGTTCATCAGAAGATTGCCATAATCAGGACTCCGACAACGAAGAGGGCAGAGCAGCATCCTATGTTGCCCGAACAACCATAAGCCCCCCAAGATCACAAGAAGAGGGATGCAAGCAACAATCTGCCAATCACAGCAGCGATTCCAACTCCTGTGCAAAGAGCTATCTGAAGAGTGCTGCTAATATCAGTGCTTCCAGATGCGCTATCAAAAGGAATAAAGGCCCAAAG GAGAAGGGAACGTCCAAGGACGTGAAACAGGTGGCGGTTCATGGACTGTTAGACAAGGTACCCAGGGTGCTCTCCTAG
- the LOC101767355 gene encoding mitogen-activated protein kinase 13 isoform X2, with the protein MEFFTEYGEASQFQIQEVIGKGSYGVVAAAIDTHTGERVAIKKIKDVFENVSDAARILREIKLLRLLRHPNIVQIKHIMLPPTRREFRDIYVVFELMESDLHQVINANDNLTPEHHRFFLYQLLRALKYIHAAHVFHRDLKPRNILANSDSKLKICDFGLARASFNDSPSSIFWTDYVATRWYRAPELCGSFYSSYTPAIDIWSIGCIFAEVLTGTPLFPGKNVVHQLDLITDLLGTPSSESLSRIHSDRARQYLIDMRMKHPIPFSHKFHDADPLALRLLERLLAFDPKDRPTAEEALADQYFRGLAKLECEPSAQPISKLDFEFEGRKLTKDDVREMIYREILEYHPQMLQEYIEGGEQIHFLYPSGVDRFQRQFAHLEENYRRGVASTPLRRQPTSLPRERVCSSEDCHNQDSDNEEGRAASYVARTTISPPRSQEEGCKQQSANHSSDSNSCAKSYLKSAANISASRCAIKRNKGPKFCLGEILTASLSSPSKEKGTSKDVKQVAVHGLLDKVPRVLS; encoded by the exons ATGGAGTTCTTCACAGAGTATGGGGAGGCGAGCCAGTTTCAGATCCAAGAGGTCATTGGCAAGGGAAGCTATGGAGTAGTTGCTGCTGCAATTGATACTCACACTGGTGAGCGAGTTGCGATCAAGAAGATAAAGGATGTTTTTGAGAATGTCTCAGATGCTGCTCGCATTTTGCGGGAAATCAAGCTTCTTCGGCTGCTTCGCCACCCAAACATAGTCCAGATCAAACACATTATGTTGCCCCCTACCCGGAGGGAGTTCAGAGACATCTATGTTGTTTTTGAGCTCATGGAGTCTGACCTGCATCAAGTGATCAATGCAAATGATAACCTGACTCCAGAGCATCACCGTTTTTTCTTGTACCAACTCCTTCGTGCTCTCAAGTACATTCATGCAG CCCATGTATTTCATCGTGATTTAAAGCCCAGGAACATACTGGCCAATTCAGACAGCAAATTAAAGATTTGTGACTTTGGACTAGCACGTGCATCATTTAATGACTCCCCTTCATCTATCTTTTGGACA GATTACGTGGCAACAAGGTGGTACCGAGCTCCTGAATTATGTGGCTCCTTTTACTCCAGT TACACCCCTGCAATTGATATTTGGAGTATAGGGTGCATATTTGCTGAAGTTCTCACTGGAACTCCATTATTTCCTGGGAAGAATGTTGTGCACCAACTAGATTTAATAACAGATCTCCTCGGAACACCATCATCGGAATCTTTATCCCGG ATTCATAGTGACAGGGCCAGGCAATATTTAATTGACATGCGAATGAAGCACCCTATTCCTTTTTCTCATAAGTTCCATGATGCTGATCCTTTGGCTCTCCGCTTGCTCGAGCGTTTACTTGCGTTTGACCCTAAAGATCGACCTACTGCTGAAGAG GCTTTAGCTGATCAATATTTTAGAGGCCTTGCTAAATTGGAATGTGAGCCTTCAGCACAACCAATTTCAAAGCTTGACTTTGAATTTGAGGGAAGAAAATTAACAAAGGATGATGTAAGAGAAATGATATATCGGGAG ATTTTGGAGTACCACCCACAGATGCTTCAGGAGTACATTGAAGGTGGAGAGCAGATTCACTTCCTATACCCAAG TGGGGTTGATCGCTTCCAGCGACAGTTTGCTCATCTTGAGGAAAACTACAGAAGAGGAGTCGCGAGTACTCCACTACGGAGGCAACCTACATCTTTGCCAAG GGAGAGAGTCTGTTCATCAGAAGATTGCCATAATCAGGACTCCGACAACGAAGAGGGCAGAGCAGCATCCTATGTTGCCCGAACAACCATAAGCCCCCCAAGATCACAAGAAGAGGGATGCAAGCAACAATCTGCCAATCACAGCAGCGATTCCAACTCCTGTGCAAAGAGCTATCTGAAGAGTGCTGCTAATATCAGTGCTTCCAGATGCGCTATCAAAAGGAATAAAGGCCCAAAG TTCTGTTTAGGCGAGATACTGACCGCTTCGCTTTCCTCCCCCTCAAAGGAGAAGGGAACGTCCAAGGACGTGAAACAGGTGGCGGTTCATGGACTGTTAGACAAGGTACCCAGGGTGCTCTCCTAG
- the LOC101767355 gene encoding mitogen-activated protein kinase 13 isoform X4: protein MEFFTEYGEASQFQIQEVIGKGSYGVVAAAIDTHTGERVAIKKIKDVFENVSDAARILREIKLLRLLRHPNIVQIKHIMLPPTRREFRDIYVVFELMESDLHQVINANDNLTPEHHRFFLYQLLRALKYIHAAHVFHRDLKPRNILANSDSKLKICDFGLARASFNDSPSSIFWTDYVATRWYRAPELCGSFYSSYTPAIDIWSIGCIFAEVLTGTPLFPGKNVVHQLDLITDLLGTPSSESLSRIHSDRARQYLIDMRMKHPIPFSHKFHDADPLALRLLERLLAFDPKDRPTAEEALADQYFRGLAKLECEPSAQPISKLDFEFEGRKLTKDDVREMIYREILEYHPQMLQEYIEGGEQIHFLYPSGVDRFQRQFAHLEENYRRGVASTPLRRQPTSLPRERVCSSEDCHNQDSDNEEGRAASYVARTTISPPRSQEEGCKQQSANHSSDSNSCAKSYLKSAANISASRCAIKRNKGPKEKGTSKDVKQVAVHGLLDKVPRVLS, encoded by the exons ATGGAGTTCTTCACAGAGTATGGGGAGGCGAGCCAGTTTCAGATCCAAGAGGTCATTGGCAAGGGAAGCTATGGAGTAGTTGCTGCTGCAATTGATACTCACACTGGTGAGCGAGTTGCGATCAAGAAGATAAAGGATGTTTTTGAGAATGTCTCAGATGCTGCTCGCATTTTGCGGGAAATCAAGCTTCTTCGGCTGCTTCGCCACCCAAACATAGTCCAGATCAAACACATTATGTTGCCCCCTACCCGGAGGGAGTTCAGAGACATCTATGTTGTTTTTGAGCTCATGGAGTCTGACCTGCATCAAGTGATCAATGCAAATGATAACCTGACTCCAGAGCATCACCGTTTTTTCTTGTACCAACTCCTTCGTGCTCTCAAGTACATTCATGCAG CCCATGTATTTCATCGTGATTTAAAGCCCAGGAACATACTGGCCAATTCAGACAGCAAATTAAAGATTTGTGACTTTGGACTAGCACGTGCATCATTTAATGACTCCCCTTCATCTATCTTTTGGACA GATTACGTGGCAACAAGGTGGTACCGAGCTCCTGAATTATGTGGCTCCTTTTACTCCAGT TACACCCCTGCAATTGATATTTGGAGTATAGGGTGCATATTTGCTGAAGTTCTCACTGGAACTCCATTATTTCCTGGGAAGAATGTTGTGCACCAACTAGATTTAATAACAGATCTCCTCGGAACACCATCATCGGAATCTTTATCCCGG ATTCATAGTGACAGGGCCAGGCAATATTTAATTGACATGCGAATGAAGCACCCTATTCCTTTTTCTCATAAGTTCCATGATGCTGATCCTTTGGCTCTCCGCTTGCTCGAGCGTTTACTTGCGTTTGACCCTAAAGATCGACCTACTGCTGAAGAG GCTTTAGCTGATCAATATTTTAGAGGCCTTGCTAAATTGGAATGTGAGCCTTCAGCACAACCAATTTCAAAGCTTGACTTTGAATTTGAGGGAAGAAAATTAACAAAGGATGATGTAAGAGAAATGATATATCGGGAG ATTTTGGAGTACCACCCACAGATGCTTCAGGAGTACATTGAAGGTGGAGAGCAGATTCACTTCCTATACCCAAG TGGGGTTGATCGCTTCCAGCGACAGTTTGCTCATCTTGAGGAAAACTACAGAAGAGGAGTCGCGAGTACTCCACTACGGAGGCAACCTACATCTTTGCCAAG GGAGAGAGTCTGTTCATCAGAAGATTGCCATAATCAGGACTCCGACAACGAAGAGGGCAGAGCAGCATCCTATGTTGCCCGAACAACCATAAGCCCCCCAAGATCACAAGAAGAGGGATGCAAGCAACAATCTGCCAATCACAGCAGCGATTCCAACTCCTGTGCAAAGAGCTATCTGAAGAGTGCTGCTAATATCAGTGCTTCCAGATGCGCTATCAAAAGGAATAAAGGCCCAAAG GAGAAGGGAACGTCCAAGGACGTGAAACAGGTGGCGGTTCATGGACTGTTAGACAAGGTACCCAGGGTGCTCTCCTAG
- the LOC101767355 gene encoding mitogen-activated protein kinase 13 isoform X6 — translation MLPPTRREFRDIYVVFELMESDLHQVINANDNLTPEHHRFFLYQLLRALKYIHAAHVFHRDLKPRNILANSDSKLKICDFGLARASFNDSPSSIFWTDYVATRWYRAPELCGSFYSSYTPAIDIWSIGCIFAEVLTGTPLFPGKNVVHQLDLITDLLGTPSSESLSRIHSDRARQYLIDMRMKHPIPFSHKFHDADPLALRLLERLLAFDPKDRPTAEEALADQYFRGLAKLECEPSAQPISKLDFEFEGRKLTKDDVREMIYREILEYHPQMLQEYIEGGEQIHFLYPSGVDRFQRQFAHLEENYRRGVASTPLRRQPTSLPRERVCSSEDCHNQDSDNEEGRAASYVARTTISPPRSQEEGCKQQSANHSSDSNSCAKSYLKSAANISASRCAIKRNKGPKFCLGEILTASLSSPSKEKGTSKDVKQVAVHGLLDKVPRVLS, via the exons ATGTTGCCCCCTACCCGGAGGGAGTTCAGAGACATCTATGTTGTTTTTGAGCTCATGGAGTCTGACCTGCATCAAGTGATCAATGCAAATGATAACCTGACTCCAGAGCATCACCGTTTTTTCTTGTACCAACTCCTTCGTGCTCTCAAGTACATTCATGCAG CCCATGTATTTCATCGTGATTTAAAGCCCAGGAACATACTGGCCAATTCAGACAGCAAATTAAAGATTTGTGACTTTGGACTAGCACGTGCATCATTTAATGACTCCCCTTCATCTATCTTTTGGACA GATTACGTGGCAACAAGGTGGTACCGAGCTCCTGAATTATGTGGCTCCTTTTACTCCAGT TACACCCCTGCAATTGATATTTGGAGTATAGGGTGCATATTTGCTGAAGTTCTCACTGGAACTCCATTATTTCCTGGGAAGAATGTTGTGCACCAACTAGATTTAATAACAGATCTCCTCGGAACACCATCATCGGAATCTTTATCCCGG ATTCATAGTGACAGGGCCAGGCAATATTTAATTGACATGCGAATGAAGCACCCTATTCCTTTTTCTCATAAGTTCCATGATGCTGATCCTTTGGCTCTCCGCTTGCTCGAGCGTTTACTTGCGTTTGACCCTAAAGATCGACCTACTGCTGAAGAG GCTTTAGCTGATCAATATTTTAGAGGCCTTGCTAAATTGGAATGTGAGCCTTCAGCACAACCAATTTCAAAGCTTGACTTTGAATTTGAGGGAAGAAAATTAACAAAGGATGATGTAAGAGAAATGATATATCGGGAG ATTTTGGAGTACCACCCACAGATGCTTCAGGAGTACATTGAAGGTGGAGAGCAGATTCACTTCCTATACCCAAG TGGGGTTGATCGCTTCCAGCGACAGTTTGCTCATCTTGAGGAAAACTACAGAAGAGGAGTCGCGAGTACTCCACTACGGAGGCAACCTACATCTTTGCCAAG GGAGAGAGTCTGTTCATCAGAAGATTGCCATAATCAGGACTCCGACAACGAAGAGGGCAGAGCAGCATCCTATGTTGCCCGAACAACCATAAGCCCCCCAAGATCACAAGAAGAGGGATGCAAGCAACAATCTGCCAATCACAGCAGCGATTCCAACTCCTGTGCAAAGAGCTATCTGAAGAGTGCTGCTAATATCAGTGCTTCCAGATGCGCTATCAAAAGGAATAAAGGCCCAAAG TTCTGTTTAGGCGAGATACTGACCGCTTCGCTTTCCTCCCCCTCAAAGGAGAAGGGAACGTCCAAGGACGTGAAACAGGTGGCGGTTCATGGACTGTTAGACAAGGTACCCAGGGTGCTCTCCTAG
- the LOC101768028 gene encoding CASP-like protein 4A2, with translation MALEAQASPSPRRSPPRAPDAAADPPAREAAAGDEWPDPEDPPAGAAAAPPGSPPADPSTAVVVASRHHASAAKYVPPRAASRTADPDPARAAGWYSWSGRRSAPPPPRRARPDPPPPRRQRPAEVAPPPPQPQAPAPAPPPAPVHAPAPPPTRAPAPPPAQVRSADPVVSILSRKRRAAVMQCTALVARGAAAGLCLAALAVLAADTRKGWARDSYSNYSQFRYSEAVNVIGFVYSVFQFAALVGLMRNNQHLISHPKRGLFDFTMDQVLAYLLISSSSSATARVGDLIDNWGSDPFPSMANGSIAISFMAFIVFAICSLISANNLFRRDM, from the exons ATGGCGCTCGAGGCGCAggcctccccgtcgccgcgccgctccccgccgcgcgcgccggatgcggcggcggatcctccggcgcgcgaggcggcggcgggggacgaGTGGCCGGACCCGGAGGAtccccccgccggcgccgccgccgccccgccgggcTCCCCTCCCGCGGACCCCTCcacggccgtcgtcgtcgcgtcGCGGCACCACGCCTCGGCCGCCAAGTAcgtgccgccgcgcgccgcgtcccGCACCGCCGACCCGgaccccgcccgcgccgcggggTGGTACTCGTGGAGCGGCCGCCGCAGCGCACCTCCTCCCCCACGCCGCGCTCGCCCcgatccgccgcccccgcggcgACAGCGCCCCGCGGAGgtggcgccaccaccaccgcagccGCAGGCGCCGGCTCCCGCTCCTCCCCCAGCTCCCGTTCACGCTCCGGCTCCGCCCCCAACCCGGGCCCCTGCCCCGCCTCCGGCTCAGGTTAGGTCGGCCGACCCGGTGGTGTCCATCCTGTCGCGCAAGCGGCGGGCCGCGGTGATGCAGTGCACCGCGCTCGTGGCgaggggcgcggccgcggggctCTGCCTGGCCGCGCTCGCGGTGCTCGCCGCCGACACCCGCAAGGGCTGGGCCCGCGACTCCTACAGCAACTACAGCCAGTTCCG GTACTCGGAGGCGGTGAACGTGATCGGGTTCGTGTACTCGGTGTTCCAGTTCGCCGCGCTGGTCGGGCTCATGAGGAACAATCAGCATTTGATCTCCCATCCCAAGCGTGGCCTCTTCGACTTCACCATGGATCAG GTGCTTGCGTACCTTTTGatatcgtcatcatcatcggcAACTGCTCGAGTAGGTGACCTGATTGACAACTGGGGAAGCGACCCCTTCCCGAGCATGGCGAACGGCTCCATCGCCATATCTTTCATGGCTTTCATAGTTTTTGCCATCTGCTCCCTCATCTCCGCGAACAATCTTTTCCGCCGAGACATGTAG